ACGGATGTGGCGATCGACCGCCAACGACGGATGGGACAGGTGGACCCGGGCGTCCGCGACGGTGAGCTTGGCGGCGTGGCTGACCCCCTCCGCCGGCTGTTCCTGCGGCGCGAGATCGCCGGTCCCGATCCCGTCCATCGTCGCCAGGAGAAGGGGGGCACCCGCCTCGGCGAGCCGGTCCAGCACCGTCCCCGAGGTGTCGTCCGGACGAATCCGCTCGGTCATCGTCCCGTAGACGGGCCCGGTGTCGAGGCCGGCCTCGATCAGGAAGGTACTGGCCCCGGTGATCTCGTCACCGGCGATGAGTGCCCGCTGCACCGGAGCCGCACCGCGCCACGCCGGCAGCAGCGAGAAGTGGAGGTTGACCCACCCGTGGGTCGGGATGTCCAGGACCTGCTGCGGCAGGAGCGAACCGTAGGCGACGACCGGGCAGCAGTCCGGCGCCAGCTCGGTCAGGGCGGCCACGAACTCGGGCTCCCGGGGGCTGCCCGGAGTCAGCACCGGCAGTCCCAGCTCCTGCGCCACGGTCTTGACCGGCGACGGCTCGAGGCGCCGACCCCGTCCGACCCGGGCGTCCGGTCTGGTGACCACCGCGACGACCTCGTGGTCGGAGTCGGCCAGGGCACGAAGGGAGGGGACGGCGACCTGCGGGGTCCCGGCAAAGATCAGTCGCACGGGGGCAATCCTAGGGCGCATCGCCGTGCTCCACGTCGAGGCCACCCCGGGCGCCCGGTCATCACAGTGCGCCGAGGTGCCCGATCCTCACCGACGTCAGGGTCTCCGCCTTGCGAGCGCTCTCCCCGGCCCGCAGATCCTTCAGTGCCGCGGCGACGAGCGGACCATCGGCGAAGGGCGCCTTGACGACCAGTCGACGCTGCTCGTCCGCGCCGGCCACCGGCAACGGCCCGAGGACCTGCGCCTGAGGTACCACCGCCCGCACGGCGTGCTCGACGGGCTCCACCCGCTTGCGGTGGGCAACGACCTCCGCGGTCCACGTGGTCGGGGGCAGGGAGAGTTCCGCGCGATCCGCCAGTTCGCGACCGGCGAACCACTGCGGGTCCCACCGCACGAGCGCCTCGACCGGAGGGATGGTCACGTGGCTCGGTGCGCCACAGAGCACGACCACTCCCCCGTCGGTCCACGACCGGCACAGTGCGGCAGCCGCGAACCAGCGACGCACCGCCTCCTCCGCTGCCCGCAGGTCGGGGCGGTCCAGACTCGCCCAGGCGTCCAGCAGGAGAACCGCCGCGTACCCCCCGTCGGCCACGGGTTCCGCCCCGGGGGTGGCCACGACGATCGCCGGCTCGCTCCCGACGCTCGCGTGCACCTCGCCCGCACCCGACGTGATGACCTTGGTGCCGGGGAACGAGCGGCCGATCTCCTCGGCCGTCCGTCGGGCGCCGATGATGCCGGCCCGCAACCGGTCGCCATCGCAGTGGGGACAGATGAAGCCGTGCGGGGCACGGCCACACCAGCCGCACCGAGGCGGTTCGTCCGACGACGGCAGGGCCAGTGGGCCCCGGCACTGGGGACATCGTGCCGGCGCACGGCAGGACGCGCACGACATCGCCGGGAGGTACCCGCGGCGGGGTACCTGGAGGAGCACCGGACCCCCCGACAGCGCGGTCGAGGCCGCCCGGTGCGCGGACGAGGGGATGTGCGCCCGGGCTCCGGGCCCGTCCCGCTCCTCGTCGGTCCCCTCACCGGCGACGAGCACCCGCGGGGCCTCCTGGCGCGAGGCCTGGCCCCCGACGAGATGGACCCGCCCCGAGTCGACGAGCGCCGCGACGTCGGTGGACATCGTCAGACCGCCGACGAGCACGGCCGCGTCCTCCACATCAGCACGCGTGGTCAGCACCTGACGCACGTGCGCGTACGGGGCCCGCGGCTCGACGTGCAGGTCGTCGCCGTCGTCCCACCACGCGACCAGCCCGAGGTCGTGCACCGGTGCATAGGCGGCCGCCCGGGTGCCCACGACCACGCGCACGTGCCCGCGCAGGACCTTCAGCCACGCGGTGTAGCGCGCCTGCGGTCCCTGGTCAGCGGTCAACCGCACGTGCCGGTCCGGCCCGAGAACCTCGGACAGCGCCTCGTCGACGCGGGTCACGTCCCGCTGGTCGGGTACGACGATCACCGTGCCCCGACCGGAGGCCAGTGCCGCACGAGCGGCCTGTGCGAGGGCCACCGGCCAGTCCGACGCCGCCGGTCGTGAGGGGGCGGCCAGCCACGCGGCGCGAGGCGACTCCCCCGCGGCCACCCGGGACCGCCACGCGGCCCCGGCCCGGTAGCCGGCCCACACGTCCGCAGTGGCGACCGGAGCGATGGGCGTCCTGTCGGGATCCCCCTGTGGCAGGGCCTTCTCCGCCCGCGCGTGCCGGGGCGGGATGGCCAGACGAAGGACGTCACCAGTCGTCCCTGCGTGGTGCACGGCCAGGCGCCGGGCCAGCTCGAGGACCTGCGGCGTGAGCACCGGCTCGTCGGAGACGACCGAGCGAATGGGAGCCAGGCGGCCGGTGTGCTCCGCGGCGTCGGCGCGTTCGACCAGGTAGCCGGGGCGGTCCCGGCCGGCGAACCGCACCTTGACCCGGACTCCGGGCTGCGCGGACTCGTCGAGCTCCTCGGGCACGAGGTACTCGAAGGGCCGGTCGAGGTGGACCAGCCCCGTGTCGACGAGGACCCGGGCGACGGGCAGGGACAGGAGCACGGGACAAACGTAACCGGGTGGGGTGTCAGCCGACCCGGGTGCATCGACTCAGCGGCGGACGGCCGCCCGCAACTCATCGACCTTGGTCGTCTGCTCCCACGGGAAGGCGTTGTCGTACCCAGCAGCCGAGGTGCGCCCGAAGTGGCCGTAGGCAGCCGTCGGTGCGTAGATCGGCCGCAGGAGGTCGAGCTCCTCGACGATCGCCAGCGGGCGCAGGTCGAACACGGCGTCCACCGCGCGCTGGATCGCGTCCACCGGCACCGTCTCCGTGCCGAAGGTCTCGATGTACAGGCCGACCGGCTGCGCGGTGCCGATCGCGTAGGCGACCTGGACCTCGCACCGTCCGGCGAGTCCAGCGGCGACGACGTTCTTGGCGACCCACCGGGTGGCGTAGGCGGCGGAGCGGTCGACCTTCGAGGGGTCCTTGCCGGAGAAGGCACCGCCACCGTGACGGGCCATGCCGCCGTAGGTGTCGACGATGATCTTGCGTCCGGTCAGGCCGGCATCCCCCATGGGCCCGCCGATGACGAACTTGCCGGTC
The DNA window shown above is from Janibacter sp. A1S7 and carries:
- the fmt gene encoding methionyl-tRNA formyltransferase, whose product is MRLIFAGTPQVAVPSLRALADSDHEVVAVVTRPDARVGRGRRLEPSPVKTVAQELGLPVLTPGSPREPEFVAALTELAPDCCPVVAYGSLLPQQVLDIPTHGWVNLHFSLLPAWRGAAPVQRALIAGDEITGASTFLIEAGLDTGPVYGTMTERIRPDDTSGTVLDRLAEAGAPLLLATMDGIGTGDLAPQEQPAEGVSHAAKLTVADARVHLSHPSLAVDRHIRGCTPAPGAWTTFRGDRLKLGPVTITDETLPAGRVDARKHEVLVGTADRAIRLGDVTPLGKKAMPAADWARGVRMAADERLGEEPA
- a CDS encoding primosomal protein N' — translated: MLLSLPVARVLVDTGLVHLDRPFEYLVPEELDESAQPGVRVKVRFAGRDRPGYLVERADAAEHTGRLAPIRSVVSDEPVLTPQVLELARRLAVHHAGTTGDVLRLAIPPRHARAEKALPQGDPDRTPIAPVATADVWAGYRAGAAWRSRVAAGESPRAAWLAAPSRPAASDWPVALAQAARAALASGRGTVIVVPDQRDVTRVDEALSEVLGPDRHVRLTADQGPQARYTAWLKVLRGHVRVVVGTRAAAYAPVHDLGLVAWWDDGDDLHVEPRAPYAHVRQVLTTRADVEDAAVLVGGLTMSTDVAALVDSGRVHLVGGQASRQEAPRVLVAGEGTDEERDGPGARAHIPSSAHRAASTALSGGPVLLQVPRRGYLPAMSCASCRAPARCPQCRGPLALPSSDEPPRCGWCGRAPHGFICPHCDGDRLRAGIIGARRTAEEIGRSFPGTKVITSGAGEVHASVGSEPAIVVATPGAEPVADGGYAAVLLLDAWASLDRPDLRAAEEAVRRWFAAAALCRSWTDGGVVVLCGAPSHVTIPPVEALVRWDPQWFAGRELADRAELSLPPTTWTAEVVAHRKRVEPVEHAVRAVVPQAQVLGPLPVAGADEQRRLVVKAPFADGPLVAAALKDLRAGESARKAETLTSVRIGHLGAL